Proteins found in one Arachis stenosperma cultivar V10309 chromosome 8, arast.V10309.gnm1.PFL2, whole genome shotgun sequence genomic segment:
- the LOC130944505 gene encoding LOW QUALITY PROTEIN: myosin-2 (The sequence of the model RefSeq protein was modified relative to this genomic sequence to represent the inferred CDS: deleted 2 bases in 1 codon; substituted 5 bases at 5 genomic stop codons), which produces MMTPRSQARSSLEEMLESLRRRDEEEKPKDKPPALPSRPPSRARLPSVRVPNRFLCHGDDEKEDSGVRGRHRRNGSFGVKKVKVVVESPYIVKSEDSNLNLSAEESPPPTTTSSPVSSQVQVPNSAVGEVDLEDDNIAYFIRKKLQVWCRQQKGNWELGKIQSTSEEEACVSLSNGNVMKVSRLALLPANPDILEGVDDLIQLSYLNEPSVLYNLKSRYTQDLIYSKAGPVLIALNPFKDVQIYGSEYVEAYKQRCNDNPHVYAVADAAYNEMIRDEVNQSIIISYKSVDSGESGAGKTETAKIAMQYLADLGGGSCGIENDVLQTNFVLESFGNAKTSRNDNSSRFVSFVSFHYTGADSFQCSTLWIAFNGXEVELIYTFIWAQGKLIEIHFSALGKICGAKIQTFLLEKSRVVQLANGERSYHIFYQLCAGASPDLRDRLKLRMASEYRYLNQSDCMTIDGVNDDKKFQGLVKALDVIRMSKQDQERVFKLLAAILWLGNITFHETDNENHIEVVDDEAATIAATLMQCSLKELMVTLSTHKIKAGKDTITKKLTLRQAIDTRDALAKFMYANLFDWLVEQVNKALEVGKRRTGRSISILDIYGFESFQKNSFEQFCINYANERLQQHFNRHLFKLEQEVRNYVKSLIXMQXYDYELDGVDWTKVEFEDNQVCLDLFEKKPLGLLSLLDEESNFPRATDLTLATKLKQHLSSNPCFKGESGKAFSVRHYAGEVTYDTNGFLEKNRDPLPSDSIKLLSSCSCELLQSFSQVLDPSQQTNSSHLGAMESKRQSVGTKFKGQLFKLMHQMESTTPHFIRCIKPNAKQVPGIYDEDLVLQQLKCCGVLEVVRISRAGYPTRMTHQEFAKRYGLLLSEAHTSLDPLSISIAILQQFNIPPEMYQVGYTKLYLRSGQVGVLEDRRKHILWGILSVQRSFRGYQVRSTFRELKNRATTLQSCKDGLSNXSSLLIIASICILLGMFVSKSXFLFGYITVIRGEIARKKYGVMMESSITISSEHDQQIEAAIVIQSVIRGWLVRRHASSLYRPKKHHENPRHRRRSRPKFPEIQDVLSRELAQNLPSALAELQKRVVKAEVTIEQREVENSQLRDQLKQFERRWIEYENKMKSMEEMWQRQMVSLQMSLAAARKSLASASGQHAKHDALAQYGSDSEDTTSMESRTPRTPGVSTPLKYSCSLSELGAVREVNSCANSVSSLAREFEQQRHVFDEEAKAMLEGQNGNMKCYAEYKKLKRRFEGWKKEYKIRLKEIKAKVHRNPEMDRGRRKWWGKLSSKAHSLGRE; this is translated from the exons ATGATGACCCCAAGATCTCAGGCGAGAAGCTCGCTGGAGGAGATGCTTGAGTCTCTCCGGCGGAGGGATGAGGAGGAGAAGCCGAAGGACAAGCCCCCGGCATTGCCATCGCGGCCGCCCTCGAGGGCGAGGCTGCCATCGGTGAGAGTGCCTAATAGGTTCCTTTGCCATGGAGATGATGAGAAAGAGGATAGTGGTGTTCGTGGACGCCACAGGAGGAATGGTAGTTTTGGGGTCAAGAAGGTGAAGGTGGTTGTGGAATCACCTTACATTGTGAAATCAGAAGATAGCAACTTGAACTTGAGTGCTGAAGAATCACCACCACCAACAACAACATCGTCCCCTGTATCATCACAGGTTCAGGTTCCAAACTCTGCTGTTG GAGAAGTGGATTTGGAGGATGATAATATTGCTTATTTCATCAGAAAG AAACTTCAAGTTTGGTGTAGGCAACAAAAGGGAAACTGGGAACTAGGAAAGATACAGTCAACTTCAGAAGAGGAAGCATGCGTTTCGCTTTCAAATGGAAAT GTTATGAAAGTGTCCAGATTAGCACTCCTACCGGCTAATCCCGACATTTTAGAGGGTGTGGATGATCTTATACAGCTTAGTTACTTAAATGAACCCTCAGTTCTTTACAATCTTAAGAGTCGTTACACTCAAGATTTGATTTAC AGCAAGGCAGGGCCAGTTTTAATTGCACTCAATCCCTTCAAAGATGTCCAGATTTATGGAAGTGAATACGTAGAAGCTTATAAACAGAGATGTAATGATAATCCTCATGTTTATGCTGTGGCAGATGCAGCTTATAACGAGATGATAAGAG ATGAAGTAAATCAATCCATTATCATAAG TTACAAATCTGTTGATAGTGGTGAGAGTGGAGCAGGGAAGACGGAGACAGCGAAAATTGCTATGCAGTATTTAGCTGATCTAGGTGGTGGCAGTTGTGGGATAGAAAATGATGTTCTTCAGACAAATTTTGTACTAGAATCTTTTGGAAACGCAAAAACTTCTAGGAATGATAACTCTAGCAGATTTGTGAGTTTTGTT TCCTTTCATTATACTGGAGCTGATTCCTTTCAATGTAGCACTTTGTGGATTGCATTTAATGGTTGAGAAGTTGAACTGATATACACCTTTATTTGGGCTCAGGGGAAGTTGATTGAAATTCATTTCAGCGCACTGGGGAAAATTTGTGGGGCTAAAATTCAAACAT TTTTGTTAGAAAAG TCAAGAGTCGTTCAACTAGCCAATGGGGAGAGGTCATACCACATATTTTATCAGCTTTGTGCTGGTGCTTCACCTGATCTTAGAG ATAGGCTGAAGCTTAGAATGGCCAGTGAATATAGATATCTTAATCAGAGTGACTGCATGACAATTGATGGTGTTAATGATGATAAAAAGTTTCAAGGGCTAGTG AAAGCGTTGGATGTTATTCGAATGTCCAAACAGGATCAAGAAAGGGTTTTCAAGTTGCTAGCTGCAATATTATGGCTGGGAAATATTACATTCCATGAAACTGACAATGAAAATCACATTGAGGTGGTTGATGATGAAG CTGCAACCATTGCTGCCACACTGATGCAATGCAGTTTGAAGGAGCTAATGGTAACATTGTCTACCCATAAAATTAAAGCTGGCAAGGATACTATTACCAAAAAATTGACATTGCGACAG gCCATTGATACAAGAGATGCATTAGCAAAATTTATGTATGCAAACTTGTTTGACTGGCTTGTAGAACAAGTCAACAAGGCGCTTGAAGTGGGTAAACGACGTACTGGGAGATCCATAAGTATCCTTGACATTTACGGTTTTGAGTCATTCCAG AAAAACAGCTTTGAACAGTTTTGTATAAATTATGCCAATGAAAGGCTTCAGCAACATTTCAATCGGCATCTGTTTAAACTTGAGCAGGAGGTCAGAAATTATGTTAAATCTTTAATTTGAATGCAATAGTAT GACTATGAATTAGATGGTGTAGATTGGACAAAAGTGGAGTTTGAGGATAATCAAGTTTGTTTGGATCTCTTCGAGAAG AAGCCTCTGGGGCTGCTCTCTCTGTTGGATGAGGAATCAAATTTCCCAAGGGCCACTGATCTGACACTTGCTACTAAACTCAAGCAGCACCTGAGTTCCAATCCTTGTTTTAAAGGAGAAAGTGGCAAGGCTTTCAGTGTTCGGCATTATGCAGGGGAG GTGACATATGATACAAATGGGTTTCTGGAGAAGAACAGAGATCCACTGCCATCTGATTCCATTAAATTGTTGTCATCATGCAGTTGCGAACTGCTGCAGTCATTCTCCCAAGTTCTTGACCCGTCTCAACAAACAAATTCCTCACACTTAGGTGCTATGGAGTCAAAAAGGCAGAGTGTTGGCACAAAGTTCAAG gGTCAGCTGTTTAAGTTGATGCATCAGATGGAGAGCACCACACCCCACTTTATTCGCTGTATAAAGCCCAATGCTAAGCAAGTTCCTGGCATATATGATGAAGACCTTGTCCTGCAACAGCTCAAATGTTGTGGAGTTTTGGAGGTTGTAAGGATTTCGAGGGCTGGATATCCTACTCGAATGACGCATCAAGAGTTTGCCAAACG GTATGGGTTATTGCTTTCTGAGGCGCACACATCTTTAGATCCACTGAGTATCTCTATTGCTATTTTGCAACAATTTAATATCCCTCCGGAAATGTACCAAGTTGGCTACACCAAACTGTATCTTCGATCAGGACAG GTTGGTGTACTGGAGGATAGGAGAAAACATATTTTATGGGGAATACTTAGTGTTCAGAGAAGTTTTCGCGGTTATCAAGTCCGCAGTACTTTCCGTGAACTTAAGAATCGTGCAACAACTTTACAATCATGTAAGGATGGCCTATCAAATTAAAGTTCTCTGCTGATTATTGCCTCCATATGCATCTTGCTTGGGATGTTTGTATCTAAATCTTAGTTTCTATTTGGTTATATTACAGTTATTCGTGGAGAAATTGCGAGAAAGAAATATGGTGTTATGATGGAGTCCTCTATAACCATTTCTTCTGAACATGATCAGCAGATCGAGGCAGCCATAGTAATACAATCTG TAATTCGTGGGTGGTTGGTTCGGAGGCATGCTAGTAGCCTTTATAGGCCGAAGAAACATCATGAAAATCCGAGACATAGACGAAGATCACGTCCAAAGTTTCCAGAAATACAG GATGTGTTGTCCAGAGAGCTGGCTCAGAACCTGCCTTCAGCTTTAGCAGAACTCCAAAAGCGGGTTGTCAAGGCTGAAGTAACTATAGAGCAAAGAGAAGTCGAAAATTCTCAATTGAGGGATCAACTAAAACAGTTTGAGAGAAGGTGGATCGAGTACGAGAATAAGATGAAATCAATGGAGGAGATGTGGCAAAGACAAATGGTGTCTCTGCAA ATGAGTCTTGCTGCTGCTAGAAAGAGCCTTGCCTCTGCCAGTGGTCAACATGCAAAACATGATGCTCTGGCGCAATATGGCTCCGATTCTGAAGATACCACTTCCATGGAATCTAGAACACCTCGAACACCTGGAGTGAGTACACCCTTGAAGTATTCTTGTAGTCTTTCTGAACTCGGAGCAGTAAGAGAAGTTAACAGTTGCGCAAATTCTGTGAGCA